One Serpentinicella alkaliphila DNA segment encodes these proteins:
- a CDS encoding transposase, which yields MAHAHGKKIPFLCWLYDSSIKINIWCMNIVATTVVLKNGLKYPLFWRIWRKVENSDEKQTKIDLSKEMLMDIRRIYTGVLWVAMDRRFLCKDFFNWLTDHQYDWVTKAKRNTALYRKEIENITGRERFIPVKPSMLIKEVFFKLLISGAKDKVSAISIPNIYIKLPYRLVGKQGKVVTKYRYTPIAAVVATRLKEDTEMMKDEFEKNKEVAATYRGAYLLISNRVDNPEEALDAYIKRWSIEVFFRTAKQELGLNSCHSTSESHHYAHIELIFTAETLLVYARWELNNKGAEEGFTHGEMVRNFFNATYRIVIKAQQCFQTIQVHFDTEVRQFARLIDKFWPKNLLLGWFTVQNSQYMESTA from the coding sequence GTGGCTCATGCCCATGGAAAGAAAATCCCTTTCCTTTGTTGGTTATATGATAGCTCCATTAAAATAAATATCTGGTGTATGAATATAGTTGCTACAACTGTTGTATTAAAGAACGGACTTAAATATCCATTGTTTTGGCGTATTTGGCGTAAGGTAGAAAATAGCGATGAAAAACAGACAAAAATAGATCTTTCAAAAGAAATGCTAATGGATATTCGCCGGATTTACACAGGGGTACTATGGGTTGCCATGGACCGTCGGTTTTTATGCAAAGACTTTTTTAATTGGCTCACAGATCATCAATATGATTGGGTTACTAAGGCAAAACGTAATACAGCACTTTATCGAAAAGAAATTGAGAATATTACAGGCCGAGAACGCTTTATCCCTGTAAAGCCTTCAATGCTTATTAAAGAAGTTTTTTTCAAACTTCTTATTAGTGGTGCCAAAGATAAAGTAAGTGCTATATCCATACCTAATATTTATATCAAGTTACCCTACCGTTTAGTTGGAAAGCAGGGTAAAGTAGTAACTAAGTATCGTTATACGCCTATTGCAGCAGTTGTAGCTACAAGACTCAAAGAAGATACTGAAATGATGAAGGATGAATTTGAGAAAAACAAAGAGGTTGCAGCTACATATCGTGGGGCTTACCTTTTGATTAGTAATAGGGTCGATAATCCTGAAGAAGCTTTAGATGCATATATTAAGCGTTGGAGCATTGAGGTTTTTTTTAGAACTGCAAAACAAGAACTGGGGTTGAATTCTTGCCACTCAACGTCGGAAAGTCATCATTACGCCCATATTGAGCTCATTTTTACAGCAGAAACTTTACTTGTCTATGCAAGATGGGAACTCAATAATAAAGGCGCTGAAGAAGGCTTCACCCACGGCGAAATGGTCCGAAACTTTTTCAACGCCACATACCGTATCGTTATAAAAGCACAGCAATGCTTTCAAACTATACAAGTACATTTTGACACAGAAGTTAGGCAATTTGCAAGACTTATTGATAAATTTTGGCCGAAGAATTTATTGTTAGGTTGGTTTACTGTGCAAAATTCCCAGTATATGGAGTCAACTGCATAA
- a CDS encoding GNAT family N-acetyltransferase yields the protein MNIREITETDAEKYLKMLISLDNETENMMFEPGERKVTINDMKNRIIDSLSRGSLILVAEQDYEIVGFLSAERGFANRIKHSAYIVTGILENYRGMGIGKQLFLKLDEWAMKNGITRLELTVMKHNESAMKLYENKGFKIEGIKERSLVINGKYIDEFYMAKLF from the coding sequence ATGAATATTAGAGAAATAACAGAAACTGATGCAGAGAAGTATTTAAAAATGTTAATAAGCTTAGATAATGAAACGGAAAATATGATGTTTGAACCAGGAGAACGTAAAGTAACAATAAATGATATGAAAAATAGAATAATAGATAGTTTGAGTAGAGGATCATTAATTTTAGTAGCTGAACAGGACTATGAGATAGTAGGATTTTTATCTGCTGAAAGGGGATTTGCAAATAGAATAAAGCATAGCGCATATATAGTCACTGGCATATTAGAAAATTATAGGGGGATGGGGATTGGAAAGCAGTTATTTCTAAAATTAGATGAATGGGCTATGAAAAACGGCATTACAAGATTAGAACTAACCGTGATGAAGCATAATGAAAGTGCAATGAAATTATATGAAAATAAAGGGTTTAAGATAGAGGGAATAAAAGAAAGGTCTTTAGTTATTAATGGTAAATATATAGATGAATTTTATATGGCGAAGTTATTCTAG
- a CDS encoding alpha/beta hydrolase: protein MKVLILVICTLLFTILLLTPSIIMKDMINGHVTFNKIYVAEDFNLTSDKLDLSTTDGLNIRAYEIYEHNPRAVVIFLSGIHNPSVTAFYGHARLLKDYNFASILLEMRAHGESDGDIISLGYKEYMDVEAVVNYIIAEEKHKDVPIVVYGLSMGGATAINVIGKIDKISG, encoded by the coding sequence TTGAAAGTATTAATTTTGGTAATTTGTACTCTTTTATTTACTATTCTTCTCCTTACACCTTCAATTATTATGAAGGATATGATAAATGGACATGTGACTTTTAACAAAATATATGTAGCAGAAGATTTTAATCTAACTTCTGATAAACTTGATTTATCAACAACGGATGGATTAAATATAAGGGCTTATGAAATATACGAACATAATCCTCGGGCTGTTGTAATATTTTTATCCGGAATACATAATCCATCAGTAACCGCTTTTTACGGTCATGCAAGACTTCTTAAGGATTATAATTTTGCATCTATTTTGCTAGAGATGAGAGCACATGGTGAAAGTGACGGAGATATTATTTCTCTTGGATATAAAGAATATATGGATGTTGAGGCTGTGGTAAATTATATTATTGCAGAAGAAAAACACAAGGATGTACCTATAGTTGTCTATGGTCTATCTATGGGTGGAGCTACTGCTATAAATGTCATAGGTAAAATTGATAAAATTAGTGGCTAA
- a CDS encoding alpha/beta hydrolase family protein: MIKLVANKLICIFIYQIKHLGQRPALIIHSSEDSQIPKENFRRIIEIAPDHVETWIRDGGLLIILNGDNFISPQADKEYVDRIIGFLTRHF, encoded by the coding sequence TTGATAAAATTAGTGGCTAATAAGCTTATCTGCATATTCATCTATCAAATAAAGCATTTAGGCCAAAGGCCAGCACTCATTATACACTCAAGTGAAGATTCTCAAATTCCAAAAGAAAATTTTAGACGAATTATAGAAATTGCACCGGACCATGTTGAAACTTGGATTAGGGATGGTGGCTTACTTATAATACTAAATGGTGATAATTTTATTAGTCCTCAAGCTGATAAAGAATACGTAGATAGAATAATAGGATTTTTAACAAGACATTTCTAA
- a CDS encoding linear amide C-N hydrolase encodes MELIKRIFITIIGVILLTVIFLLVFFRNELYTLKSLEIINGHPLYGMTYRGDYHFNEFLEVGAKNDMELEKFLRNRLVRGRKLNLNIPSVSCTAFTAINEYGEQIYGRNFDYRYAPTLLLKTNPSNGYASISMVNLAFAGYTKDNLPKRYSLGTIPVLSAPYLPFDGMNECGVAISVLAVPDAQPPKDTDKIYLNTTTAIRLVLDKASNVNEAMGLLEKYNYYFTSDIDVHYLLSDASGKTVIASFEDNKVKFYETYSNYQIASNFSFRDLNIHDYNNDCNRYSTAFNKLSKNNGVLTEYEAIKLLEDIIIDGKTQWSVLYNQITGKVIVYMNMNFDNPYIFSLDML; translated from the coding sequence TTGGAATTAATAAAGAGAATTTTTATTACTATAATAGGTGTTATTCTTTTGACTGTAATATTTTTATTAGTTTTCTTTAGAAATGAATTATACACTTTGAAATCCTTAGAGATTATTAACGGTCATCCACTTTATGGTATGACCTATAGGGGCGATTATCATTTTAATGAGTTTCTAGAAGTCGGAGCTAAAAATGATATGGAATTAGAGAAATTCCTTAGGAATAGATTAGTCAGGGGGAGAAAGTTAAATCTAAATATTCCTTCTGTCAGTTGTACTGCGTTTACTGCTATTAATGAATATGGTGAGCAGATTTACGGAAGGAATTTTGATTATAGATATGCTCCAACTCTACTTCTTAAAACCAATCCTTCTAATGGCTATGCATCTATATCTATGGTGAACTTAGCTTTTGCAGGGTATACAAAAGATAATCTCCCGAAAAGATATAGTCTAGGCACTATTCCGGTTCTATCGGCGCCATATTTGCCTTTTGACGGTATGAATGAGTGTGGGGTAGCTATTTCTGTGTTAGCGGTACCAGATGCACAGCCCCCTAAAGATACTGATAAAATCTATTTAAATACAACAACTGCTATAAGATTAGTTTTGGATAAGGCTTCAAATGTTAATGAGGCAATGGGGCTACTAGAGAAGTACAACTATTATTTTACAAGTGATATAGATGTACATTATCTACTTTCGGATGCAAGTGGAAAAACAGTAATAGCTTCTTTTGAAGACAATAAGGTAAAATTCTACGAAACTTATTCTAATTATCAAATTGCATCTAATTTTTCATTTAGAGATTTAAATATACACGATTACAATAATGATTGTAATAGATATTCTACTGCATTTAATAAACTATCTAAAAATAACGGAGTTTTAACAGAATATGAGGCAATAAAATTACTTGAGGATATTATAATAGATGGAAAAACACAATGGTCCGTATTGTATAATCAAATTACTGGTAAAGTTATAGTCTATATGAATATGAACTTTGATAATCCATATATTTTTAGTTTAGATATGCTTTAG
- a CDS encoding alpha/beta hydrolase: MKIIERRIELKNLMNINVRYTETDKPTILFIHFSEGTNEIFNGIIKRFFNSFRIIAPDLRGHGKSDKPRNGYHIDNMAKDIYYLLEELQIDKCHIVGSSLGAEVAVNFASSYPEKVISLICEGAMYNEFGEFGLFKGSEEEIREEKEKRNAKFAKKTQLIFNSRAEVIDRQINKFKEDGIWNEHFQGFVDSNVSINDEGKYIYATPLYVSVDYNSHYWNFEFEQYYKKINCPILFILSEDEWNNERIKECLEGLCSFIKDFDIVYIQGSKHAFLWMQYAEILGQVVEKFILKNQNRL, from the coding sequence ATGAAGATAATCGAAAGAAGAATTGAACTTAAGAATCTTATGAATATAAATGTTAGGTATACAGAAACTGATAAACCTACAATTCTGTTTATTCATTTTAGTGAAGGCACAAATGAAATCTTCAATGGAATTATTAAAAGATTTTTTAATAGCTTTAGAATAATTGCACCGGATTTACGAGGTCATGGAAAATCCGATAAACCTAGAAATGGATATCATATAGATAATATGGCAAAAGACATATATTATCTTTTAGAAGAACTTCAAATTGATAAATGCCATATCGTAGGGAGCTCTCTAGGGGCTGAGGTTGCGGTCAATTTTGCAAGTTCTTATCCAGAAAAAGTGATTTCACTTATTTGTGAAGGTGCTATGTATAACGAGTTTGGTGAATTTGGCTTATTCAAAGGCAGTGAAGAGGAGATAAGAGAAGAAAAGGAAAAAAGAAATGCAAAATTTGCTAAAAAGACACAATTAATTTTTAATAGTAGAGCTGAGGTAATTGATAGGCAAATAAATAAATTTAAAGAAGATGGCATTTGGAATGAACACTTTCAAGGCTTTGTAGATAGTAATGTTTCTATAAATGATGAAGGTAAATATATATATGCAACACCTTTATATGTATCTGTAGATTATAATTCTCATTACTGGAATTTTGAATTTGAGCAATATTATAAAAAGATTAATTGTCCAATTCTTTTTATACTAAGTGAAGATGAATGGAATAATGAAAGAATAAAAGAATGTTTAGAAGGACTTTGTTCATTCATTAAAGATTTTGATATAGTTTATATTCAAGGTTCAAAGCATGCCTTTTTATGGATGCAGTATGCAGAGATACTAGGTCAGGTAGTTGAAAAGTTTATATTAAAAAATCAAAATAGATTATAA
- a CDS encoding PstS family phosphate ABC transporter substrate-binding protein gives MKSNKSTAITILLYQMILIPVILTIGLFLLMPLYNSIFSLQLGRYSVNFIVLIIGIFGSLIVGSAVGLMFSKLNTRNNNNSKHIYCIIPIVYTLIFLFLALALSNGNYNSKWWGIFVIKNPVFLIFHIVLAFSGFHFLLPVTEIVAYSGFVVGIILYDLLFSKSILQRVTKRTFVFAIAVVIMFTSIISYEVINSGIIELVHGKSTVGNDLTEYDLMRIAPFKDENTLAKLDKPASLQFRDFDAMPRLDGATAAYPVYASFVESVYIGLGEYFEANKNDFEKDVYAAFVSSEHYPFSIIRCSKTGTAYERLIKGEADIIFVAEPSKAHLEEVKKMGDEFVLTKIGSEAFVFFTNSKNPVQDLSLEEIQAIYSGNIRNWREVGGRKGRIIPYQRPENSGSQTVMQNRVMSGIEMLAPTKETYAGGMGDIINRVAGYKNSKNAIGYSFMYYSSEMIQNDQIKYLSINGVKPTKETIINNTYPFTVSVYAVSLKSNRDENLLKFIDWILSEEGQSLVSKTGYISNIN, from the coding sequence TTGAAATCTAATAAAAGTACAGCCATAACTATATTGTTATATCAAATGATTCTTATTCCTGTTATTTTAACAATAGGATTATTCTTACTAATGCCACTATATAACTCAATATTCTCTTTACAGCTTGGAAGGTATAGTGTTAACTTTATAGTTTTAATTATAGGTATTTTTGGCTCTTTAATTGTTGGTTCAGCTGTAGGGCTAATGTTTTCGAAGCTAAATACTCGAAACAATAATAATTCCAAACATATTTACTGTATTATACCAATTGTTTACACACTAATCTTTTTATTTTTAGCATTAGCTCTATCTAATGGAAATTATAATTCTAAGTGGTGGGGCATATTTGTAATTAAAAATCCTGTATTTCTAATATTTCACATTGTTTTAGCATTCTCTGGATTCCATTTTTTATTACCCGTAACAGAGATAGTTGCCTATTCTGGATTTGTAGTTGGAATTATTTTATATGATTTACTTTTCAGTAAGAGTATTTTACAAAGGGTAACTAAGAGAACTTTTGTATTTGCTATAGCTGTGGTAATTATGTTTACCAGCATAATATCCTATGAGGTAATTAATAGTGGTATAATCGAGCTAGTACATGGCAAGTCAACTGTAGGAAATGACTTGACAGAATATGATTTAATGCGTATAGCCCCATTTAAAGATGAAAATACTTTAGCGAAATTAGATAAACCGGCGTCCTTACAATTTAGAGACTTTGATGCTATGCCAAGGTTAGACGGAGCTACGGCAGCCTATCCCGTGTATGCGTCTTTCGTAGAGTCGGTTTACATAGGTTTAGGCGAATACTTTGAAGCAAATAAGAATGATTTTGAAAAGGATGTCTATGCGGCTTTTGTATCAAGTGAACATTATCCTTTTAGTATTATAAGGTGCAGTAAAACTGGAACTGCATATGAACGATTAATTAAGGGTGAAGCTGATATAATATTTGTAGCGGAACCTTCTAAAGCTCATTTAGAAGAAGTTAAAAAAATGGGAGATGAATTTGTTCTAACCAAAATAGGAAGTGAAGCTTTTGTTTTTTTTACTAATTCAAAGAATCCTGTACAGGATTTGTCTTTAGAAGAAATACAGGCTATATACTCTGGAAACATAAGAAATTGGAGGGAAGTTGGGGGTAGGAAAGGTAGAATTATTCCATATCAGCGTCCTGAAAATTCAGGAAGTCAGACTGTTATGCAAAATAGAGTAATGAGCGGTATTGAAATGTTAGCTCCTACTAAGGAAACCTATGCAGGGGGTATGGGAGATATTATTAATAGGGTTGCAGGTTATAAAAACTCTAAAAATGCAATTGGGTATTCTTTTATGTATTACTCCTCAGAGATGATACAAAATGATCAAATCAAATATTTATCAATTAATGGAGTAAAACCTACAAAGGAAACTATAATTAATAATACATATCCATTTACTGTATCCGTTTATGCTGTGTCATTAAAATCAAATAGGGATGAAAACCTATTGAAGTTTATAGATTGGATATTATCAGAAGAAGGTCAAAGTTTAGTTAGCAAAACTGGTTATATAAGTAATATAAACTAA
- a CDS encoding threonine aldolase family protein, producing the protein MIKYSFKNDYSEGAHPNILHALISTNLEQQDGYGGDVYCHKASSIIKERLNSPNSDIHFVSGGTQANLIVISSILRPYESVIAASTGHINTHETGAIEATGHKINTVEKEDGKLTAKDIEQILIGHTDEHMVKPRMVYISNSTEIGTVYTKNELEEIYNYCRQNDLYLFLDGARLGSAICARDNDMTIEGLCKLVDVFYIGGTKNGALIGEAIVINNDRIKENFRFNMKQKGALLAKGRLLGLQFYELFKDGLYFELAKHANSMAAMLSSEFERLGYTFLTESTSNQIFPILPNNIIDKLNEMYAFYTWSSIDDKNSSIRLVTSWATKEESVSSFIEDLRRLTNEFSK; encoded by the coding sequence ATGATTAAATATAGTTTTAAAAACGATTATAGTGAGGGTGCACACCCAAATATTCTTCATGCTTTAATATCCACAAATTTAGAACAGCAGGATGGCTATGGTGGTGATGTATATTGTCACAAAGCAAGCTCAATTATTAAGGAAAGATTGAATAGTCCTAATTCAGATATTCATTTTGTTTCAGGTGGGACTCAAGCTAATTTAATTGTTATTTCGTCAATTCTTAGGCCATATGAATCTGTAATAGCCGCAAGTACTGGACATATAAATACTCACGAAACAGGGGCTATCGAGGCTACTGGTCATAAAATAAATACTGTTGAAAAGGAAGATGGAAAGCTTACAGCTAAGGACATAGAGCAGATTTTAATTGGACATACGGATGAACATATGGTAAAACCAAGAATGGTATACATATCTAATTCTACAGAAATCGGCACAGTTTATACGAAGAATGAATTAGAGGAGATATATAACTATTGTAGACAAAATGATTTATATTTGTTTTTAGACGGGGCTAGATTAGGCTCTGCTATATGCGCTAGGGATAATGATATGACCATTGAAGGACTATGTAAGTTAGTAGATGTATTTTACATAGGTGGAACAAAAAATGGTGCTTTGATTGGAGAAGCAATTGTAATAAATAATGATAGAATTAAGGAAAATTTTAGATTTAATATGAAGCAAAAAGGGGCACTTTTGGCTAAGGGTAGATTATTAGGATTACAGTTTTATGAGCTATTTAAAGACGGCTTATATTTTGAATTAGCAAAGCATGCAAATTCAATGGCAGCTATGCTAAGTAGTGAATTTGAAAGGCTAGGATATACATTTTTAACAGAGTCTACTTCAAATCAAATCTTTCCGATATTACCAAATAACATAATTGACAAACTCAACGAAATGTATGCCTTCTATACGTGGAGCAGTATTGATGATAAGAACTCTTCAATTCGACTTGTAACCTCCTGGGCAACTAAAGAGGAGTCAGTAAGTAGCTTTATAGAAGATTTAAGGAGACTAACAAATGAGTTTTCCAAGTAG
- a CDS encoding GNAT family N-acetyltransferase, protein MSFPSSEFYINRNTYLIRELSIYDEQKIQNLCERCLDYFELVEGTHPEECEGRNILYDLPPNKSLEDKFVFGVFDNMDRLVAVADIIKDYKAISEWIIGLMLIDPRERGLGLGRKVYDMIKEWISRSGGKAIRIGVVENNINGYNFWFSLGLREIQRVEMKFKLKEHIVIIMNTNLEKC, encoded by the coding sequence ATGAGTTTTCCAAGTAGTGAGTTTTATATTAATCGAAATACCTATTTAATTCGAGAACTTAGTATATATGATGAACAAAAAATTCAAAATTTGTGTGAGAGATGTCTAGATTATTTTGAGTTGGTTGAAGGCACTCATCCAGAAGAGTGCGAAGGAAGAAATATTTTATATGATTTGCCTCCAAATAAAAGTTTGGAGGATAAATTTGTTTTTGGAGTCTTTGATAATATGGATAGGTTAGTTGCTGTAGCCGATATAATTAAAGACTATAAGGCTATAAGTGAATGGATTATTGGTCTTATGCTCATAGATCCTAGGGAAAGAGGTTTAGGTCTAGGAAGGAAAGTTTATGATATGATTAAAGAATGGATTAGTAGAAGTGGTGGAAAAGCTATTCGTATTGGGGTAGTTGAAAATAATATAAACGGATACAACTTTTGGTTTAGTCTAGGCTTAAGAGAGATCCAGAGAGTAGAAATGAAATTTAAGCTTAAGGAGCACATAGTTATAATAATGAATACAAACTTGGAAAAGTGCTAA
- a CDS encoding MATE family efflux transporter, with protein sequence MENKNLIEGSILKSLLLLALPIMGTAFVQMAYNLTDIMWVGRLGSRAVASVGTAGFFTWFAMAPIFISKIGAEVGIAQSVGREDFDGAKKYIRHSLQTTIGLSVIYALILIIFRKPLIGFFNLKEIDVVNNAQLYLWIIGTGMTFFFLNPIFTAILNGYGKSKQPFLINTVGLIVNIILDPILILGFGRFSGYGVKGAAIATVLSQIIVTLLFISYLRKYTTVFHNIQLIRSIELRKLRSFMKLGIPVAVQSGLFTIIAMVIARYIANWGPVPVAVQKIGSQIEAISWATATGFSTAVSTFVGQNYGANKWERINKGYSSAFKFIGTIGVITSLLLIFAGEQIFTLFIKEPEAIEAGIIYLRILGYSQFFMCVEITTAGAFNGLGKTIPPSIVGITSNALRIPSCIILSSIIGLNGIWWSISMSSVLKGIIITAWFVLTIRRELPVNNEIIEIPRAAEI encoded by the coding sequence ATGGAGAATAAAAATTTAATAGAGGGTAGTATTTTGAAGTCTCTGCTTCTACTAGCTCTCCCAATAATGGGTACTGCTTTCGTTCAAATGGCATACAATTTAACTGATATTATGTGGGTTGGAAGATTAGGTAGTAGGGCAGTTGCTTCAGTAGGAACAGCTGGATTTTTCACTTGGTTTGCCATGGCACCTATATTTATATCTAAGATCGGGGCGGAAGTTGGTATAGCACAATCAGTCGGAAGAGAAGATTTTGATGGTGCAAAGAAATATATAAGACATTCTTTGCAGACTACTATTGGCTTGTCTGTTATATATGCTTTGATTTTAATTATCTTTAGAAAACCACTAATAGGTTTTTTTAATCTAAAAGAAATCGATGTTGTAAATAATGCTCAGCTTTATCTATGGATAATAGGTACAGGAATGACTTTCTTTTTTTTAAATCCAATTTTCACAGCAATACTAAATGGATATGGTAAGAGTAAACAACCTTTCTTAATTAATACGGTAGGTTTAATTGTTAATATTATATTAGATCCTATATTAATTTTAGGATTTGGACGTTTTTCAGGATATGGGGTTAAAGGTGCTGCTATAGCTACGGTTTTATCTCAAATTATAGTAACCTTATTATTCATTAGCTATCTTAGAAAATATACAACTGTGTTCCATAACATTCAGCTTATACGATCAATAGAGCTAAGAAAGCTTCGATCTTTTATGAAATTAGGTATACCAGTTGCGGTACAAAGTGGATTATTTACAATAATTGCTATGGTAATAGCAAGATACATTGCTAATTGGGGTCCAGTGCCTGTAGCAGTACAGAAAATTGGTTCTCAAATTGAGGCTATATCCTGGGCGACAGCCACAGGATTTTCAACTGCTGTCAGTACTTTTGTTGGTCAAAACTATGGAGCTAATAAATGGGAGCGTATCAATAAAGGCTACTCCAGTGCATTTAAGTTTATCGGAACTATAGGTGTTATTACTTCTCTGTTACTAATTTTTGCAGGAGAACAAATCTTTACATTATTTATTAAAGAGCCGGAAGCTATCGAAGCTGGTATTATATATTTAAGAATTCTAGGCTATTCACAATTTTTCATGTGTGTTGAAATAACTACTGCAGGTGCGTTTAACGGGTTAGGTAAAACTATTCCACCTTCAATAGTAGGAATTACATCTAATGCCCTTAGAATACCATCCTGTATAATATTATCAAGTATAATTGGTTTAAATGGTATTTGGTGGAGTATAAGTATGAGTAGTGTCCTTAAGGGAATTATCATTACTGCATGGTTTGTTCTGACTATACGAAGAGAGTTACCAGTTAACAATGAAATAATTGAAATACCAAGGGCAGCAGAAATATAA
- a CDS encoding MATE family efflux transporter — translation MNSKVREDFLGTEAIGKLLFKLSLPATIAIFVNILYNFVDTVFIGRGVGADAIGGLVIAIPFQTTVMAIGTMFGVGAASIISISLGSGDKENASKTVANSTTIACITSVLLIVIIFLKFDFWLELFGATEGLLQYASDYLSILLWGTPFIVLSMVLHSIIQAEGNAKNAMMGMVISTIINIIFDPLFIFKFGMGVKGAALATVIAQFFWFVHALYYILGNKSIITIKRKHFKLDFSILKEVSILGTPSFIRLGGGSIVMIIINKTLGFYGGDIYITIVGIVFKLLRIIMIPILGIVQGFKPIVGYNFGAEKYSRVKTVLKYAITSSFWMAFAGFIIMFFFPEFLFRIVTNDLDVIQKGILVMRIIVCVIPIIGIQLVGTEFFLSIGKGFPALLLGLSRQIILLIPLMIILPRFWGVNGIFISYPIADFLSTIITFVLLVIEVRKLDNMDKELESLEITAEVAQQL, via the coding sequence TTGAACTCCAAAGTTCGAGAGGATTTTTTAGGTACAGAGGCCATAGGCAAGCTTCTTTTTAAGCTATCACTACCAGCTACTATAGCTATATTTGTTAACATTTTATATAACTTTGTGGATACGGTGTTTATTGGTAGAGGTGTCGGAGCTGATGCAATAGGTGGACTTGTAATTGCAATTCCTTTTCAAACAACTGTAATGGCTATAGGGACTATGTTTGGTGTCGGAGCTGCCTCGATAATATCAATTAGTTTAGGGTCCGGAGATAAAGAAAATGCTTCCAAAACAGTAGCTAATTCTACAACTATAGCATGTATAACGTCTGTTTTGCTGATTGTTATAATTTTTTTGAAGTTTGATTTTTGGTTAGAGCTTTTTGGAGCGACTGAAGGCCTCCTGCAATATGCCTCGGATTACTTGTCTATATTACTATGGGGGACGCCTTTCATAGTTCTATCTATGGTTTTACATAGTATTATTCAGGCTGAAGGTAATGCTAAAAATGCTATGATGGGTATGGTAATTAGTACAATTATTAATATTATATTTGACCCTCTATTCATATTCAAATTTGGAATGGGCGTAAAGGGTGCCGCACTAGCAACAGTTATAGCTCAGTTTTTCTGGTTTGTCCATGCCTTATACTATATTTTAGGCAATAAATCTATAATTACAATAAAGCGCAAGCACTTTAAATTAGACTTTTCTATACTTAAAGAAGTTTCTATATTAGGTACTCCATCATTTATTAGATTAGGTGGTGGAAGTATAGTAATGATCATAATCAATAAAACCTTGGGTTTTTACGGTGGAGATATATACATTACAATAGTAGGGATTGTTTTTAAGCTGCTCAGAATTATTATGATTCCAATACTAGGGATAGTACAGGGATTTAAGCCAATAGTTGGTTATAACTTTGGTGCAGAGAAGTACTCTAGAGTTAAAACAGTACTAAAATATGCGATTACATCATCATTTTGGATGGCTTTTGCTGGTTTTATTATAATGTTCTTTTTTCCTGAATTTTTATTTAGGATTGTAACTAATGATTTAGATGTAATACAAAAAGGCATCCTTGTAATGCGAATAATTGTTTGTGTTATACCAATCATAGGAATTCAACTTGTGGGGACAGAATTTTTCTTATCAATAGGTAAGGGGTTCCCAGCACTACTTTTAGGTTTATCCAGACAAATAATACTGCTTATCCCTTTAATGATAATACTTCCTAGGTTTTGGGGAGTAAATGGAATATTTATATCCTATCCTATAGCAGATTTCTTATCTACAATAATAACTTTCGTGCTTCTGGTGATTGAAGTAAGAAAGCTTGATAATATGGATAAGGAATTGGAGAGTTTAGAAATAACAGCTGAAGTTGCACAGCAATTGTAA